Proteins encoded together in one Dermacentor variabilis isolate Ectoservices chromosome 2, ASM5094787v1, whole genome shotgun sequence window:
- the LOC142572914 gene encoding uncharacterized protein LOC142572914, with protein sequence MPKPSPHASHRKHKEQAECSQEKKSPKVPHRHQKKTVTVKDEAAVVVRETSTRGQSRLGGITTGPTRSSHYRCDTYTVQYVSGGVLRQVELKAPVLQLYRLDIFAKERVMARSRLPGVDNSKVKQQNAASVCSKAKVPAAASDTERIPVRATRNDLPSLCKAGLACKKLQKKVAPKEKNRLHSLKKQEIYDDVSDVPLEEYCDASGSADSTQVNVAMGAAVSKRCHPPHKQHKGVPLETGATANKPCQPPHKKHKGAPLEDYEDISDTPLDEYSPLEKPVKSASVADATNGKVSNAHGKIVGLKPVDSPSRERASSSKDVNNAEKKGPPEAQSFVKTSAAEVQPSEAKSNTIGSKLTSKPSSSSAPDKDMVEKRAAKRPGMPCKDHGAKKIKSDADVAKDKPEPGASAIQKSNSSSSLIKKASLAKRASELSPCAKNITATCSLKETPATKLKVDVTETEAKTDTGTTSVQKKNCLQASSKAKPDKLVKKPESCGKSSSDVSTSNLGISRKVPVSSTPKTAKDVAETKVKHGSEGVHGDGTSLVTKKVLPSKLEKKPASSTKGSSDILASKSSCSSTPTKDLTTAKTVSPSVTKKALPSKPVPSPKGSLHVAKSSSQSISAKAPLSTPKSPSNNTAKVKPDNDSAKLKVGSTTHVISTEAKEASSSKLAERPVPYAKNTLEASVPASSKALKSAKETQSSNTAAKANRKPQSELKTEHTKSADHSGSFSNKGAVKNASGSKAKQCSMTAASAKGTLKKKPPTCSTSGIEVKISRCKLFSRRKSPECSSSSQIQASAGRLSSAPECDGNKQQGTPETPATKQTEQVRKAVRTQPTESTESSVSVPDSAKTTSLSNTSKELSESETQKCHSLNVLKVNTAEVIGEQSSLQHYTMYDSSPKATKVPTKAVAPMKDHASRGPTSDIADSVSETAPYSTDSTDMDKSYLHNPCVSAVQEVVIEALDQNATSVVGAQDAEADIAGCVEATAAPTEAVAPTKDHASKEPTSDIKDTASETAPYSIDSTDVDKSYLHKPCVSAVQEVVIEALEQNATIVVGAQDVEAYVAGCVEDLNIGSEVECQDACPAKNESAIHQDNGHELQQDTSDTADQSRQFIVLTAVPDDTFAGESTVIPTCHPFGQQDNTSQEAHDVAGLLEQPGNTEEEQDCASGCVSTSPAPLQKGLFQAECSTPPSTKVDVEPPGNTEVSAGSLTEQSNVNRAEEDHGVSPRSKIISGVLVLRECDKARNMFLEGASSPSLAGTTQSDSETPSSAMQKGLCQAECSILPSLKIDVEPLANTEVSAGSLTEQSSVSPPNKITSDALVLRECDEAHDVLLEGASPPSAAGTTESDGETPSEIGQGDPRHKDSGTASSQDPASNFFGADKRGAQGVDSSTFIASQAGLQQIDRTRIALLQKPLCNAKVVKEVCGSTPLEECEDTASKVEKTTIVAVVKKLICEVVMGTKNPDACSIIAAKGSFQESEEPKSSPTLPQQHDAAKCLSVRPTGEIDNNEKCFGTCHPASDQVLQQQAQDSGEIFQEEWISDTVTELPQKSHGEVAYTKNDDNEGDFLQSSENSDQVQAKKPHTASPPPKIHLGLAVSQPLDTTVSSSSNSNNQQKEALKNTLAQELQDNAITAAASLRPDADGSKTNAGNGFPASNSECHAADETTLGEKYQSKSTVNTGSSCGDTKPSRRSDASSTEETSSTRTTDSCLESSEAENVPEHGAAVASDHDAAVPKPTQPKKKKKRKSSGTNTSMHSAWLFSRKKRVKRPPKKKQPQEGSSQPTEPSVVVTELVKSHKAADSVCPKLGVGSTMKKPPMATVGEVATSDKVMLKGINRKPLYAAVADQAVEDSKFHTGKHLQHSTTPYAKATSFMHEAMLDLDMFTGLNILDVCGSCIENLRDLKAQITSRSITKNEAVAQIAQSVHTTVVEEYFKRERAIRTLNLLARIPFSLDPREVGKIRNVTQSIVEQSQMCAKLKL encoded by the coding sequence TGTAGCCAGGAGAAGAAGTCACCGAAAGTACCGCACCGTCACCAGAAAAAGACTGTCACTGTCAAGGATGAGGCGGCCGTCGTAGTACGTGAAACTTCAACTCGAGGACAAAGTCGGCTGGGTGGCATCACCACTGGCCCAACACGTTCGTCACACTATCGCTGCGACACCTACACAGTGCAGTATGTGAGCGGTGGAGTGCTAAGACAAGTTGAACTGAAAGCACCCGTGCTTCAGCTCTACAGACTGGACATTTTTGCAAAAGAAAGAGTCATGGCGCGTTCGCGATTGCCAGGAGTTGATAACTCCAAGGTGAAGCAGCAGAATGCAGCATCTGTATGCTCGAAGGCTAAAGTGCCTGCTGCAGCTAGCGACACAGAGCGCATTCCTGTTAGAGCGACGCGAAATGATCTGCCTTCGTTGTGCAAAGCTGGGCTAGCTTGCAAGAAGCTGCAAAAGAAAGTTgctccaaaagaaaaaaacaggttGCACTCTCTAAAAAAACAGGAAATCTATGATGATGTTTCTGATGTTCCACTGGAAGAATACTGCGATGCAAGTGGCAGCGCAGACTCTACCCAAGTTAATGTAGCAATGGGTGCAGCTGTGAGTAAACGGTGCCACCCTCCACATAAACAGCACAAGGGTGTGCCATTAGAAACGGGTGCCACTGCGAATAAACCGTGCCAGCCTCCTCACAAAAAGCACAAGGGTGCGCCATTAGAAGACTATGAGGACATCTCTGACACGCCTCTCGACGAGTATAGCCCCTTGGAAAAGCCAGTCAAGTCTGCATCTGTTGCCGATGCCACAAATGGAAAAGTAAGTAATGCGCATGGCAAAATCGTTGGATTGAAGCCTGTTGATAGCCCAAGCAGAGAAAGGGCTTCAAGCAGCAAGGACGTGAATAATGCTGAAAAGAAGGGACCTCCAGAAGCACAGAGTTTTGTCAAAACATCAGCTGCAGAAGTGCAGCCAAGTGAAGCCAAGTCAAACACCATTGGGTCAAAGCTCACTAGCAAGCCAAGTTCTTCGTCGGCTCCTGACAAGGACATGGTCGAAAAGAGAGCAGCTAAACGACCTGGAATGCCATGCAAGGACCATGgcgctaaaaaaataaaaagtgatgCAGATGTAGCAAAAGACAAGCCTGAGCCTGGGGCTAGTGCTATCCAgaaaagcaacagcagctcatCACTAATCAAGAAAGCATCACTAGCCAAACGAGCAAGCGAACTATCACCTTGTGCCAAGAATATCACAGCAACATGTTCCTTAAAAGAAACTCCTGCAACCAAGTTAAAGGTTGATGTAACCGAAACAGAAGCAAAGACTGACACTGGTACCACCAGTGTACAGAAAAAAAACTGCCTGCAAGCATCTAGTAAGGCaaaaccagacaaactagtgAAGAAACCAGAGTCTTGTGGCAAGAGCAGTTCTGATGTATCTACTAGCAACTTGGGCATTTCTAGAAAAGTTCCTGTATCATCCACTCCTAAAACAGCTAAGGATGTGGCTGAGACAAAGGTCAAGCATGGTAGTGAAGGTGTCCATGGAGACGGCACTTCGTTGGTTACTAAGAAAGTGTTGCCAAGTAAACTAGAGAAGAAACCAGCATCTTCCACGAAGGGCAGCTCTGACATTCTAGCAAGCAAGTCTAGCTGCTCAAGCACACCTACAAAAGACTTGACCACTGCAAAGACTGTCAGCCCATCAGTTACTAAGAAGGCACTGCCAAGCAAGCCAGTGCCCTCTCCTAAGGGAAGTCTACATGTGGCCAAGTCTAGTAGCCAAAGCATTTCTGCAAAAGCTCCTCTGTCTACCCCAAAGTCTCCTAGTAATAATACAGCAAAAGTGAAGCCTGATAACGATTCAGCAAAGTTGAAGGTTGGCTCTACTACGCATGTCATTTCAACAGAGGCAAAGGAGGCATCGTCAAGCAAACTAGCAGAGAGACCAGTGCCCTATGCCAAGAACACCTTAGAAGCATCTGTGCCTGCATCTTCCAAGGCTTTGAAATCTGCAAAAGAAACGCAGAGTTCCAACACAGCAGCCAAAGCTAATAGAAAGCCTCAGTCTGAACTCAAAACAGAGCACACAAAATCTGCCGATCATTCTGGGTCATTCTCAAACAAAGGAGCTGTGAAAAATGCAAGTGGGAGCAAAGCGAAGCAATGCAGCATGACTGCGGCATCTGCCAAGGGCACACTGAAAAAGAAGCCACCAACGTGTTCTACCAGTGGCATTGAAGTCAAAATCAGCCGCTGCAAGCTCTTCAGTAGGCGAAAATCCCCAGAATGTTCATCCAGCTCACAAATTCAAGCATCAGCCGGAAGGCTGTCAAGTGCTCCGGAGTGCGATGGGAATAAGCAGCAGGGCACACCTGAAACTCCGGCAACTAAACAAACTGAGCAGGTACGAAAAGCCGTAAGGACACAGCCAACAGAAAGCACTGAATCTTCTGTTAGTGTACCCGACAGCGCCAAAACTACTTCACTATCCAACACTTCTAAAGAGCTCTCTGAAAGCGAAACACAGAAGTGTCACTCATTGAACGTCCTCAAGGTTAACACTGCAGAAGTAATAGGAGAACAGAGTAGTTTGCAGCACTACACTATGTACGATAGTTCGCCTAAAGCCACAAAAGTGCCAACCAAGGCAGTTGCTCCAATGAAAGACCATGCAAGCAGGGGGCCCACAAGTGACATTGCAGACAGTGTTTCAGAAACTGCACCATACAGCACTGACAGTACAGACATGGATAAAAGTTATCTGCATAATCCTTGCGTGTCTGCAGTGCAAGAAGTAGTGATCGAAGCCTTAGATCAAAACGCCACCAGTGTTGTAGGTGCTCAGGATGCAGAAGCAGATATCGCTGGTTGTGTGGAAGCCACAGCAGCGCCAACTGAAGCAGTTGCTCCAACGAAAGACCATGCAAGCAAGGAGCCCACGAGTGACATCAAGGATACTGCTTCAGAAACTGCACCGTACAGCATTGACAGTACAGACGTGGATAAAAGTTATCTGCATAAGCCTTGCGTGTCTGCAGTGCAAGAAGTGGTGATTGAAGCCCTAGAGCAAAACGCTACCATTGTCGTAGGTGCTCAGGATGTTGAAGCATATGTCGCTGGTTGTGTGGAAGACTTGAATATTGGTTCTGAAGTAGAATGCCAAGATGCCTGTCCTGCTAAAAACGAGTCGGCCATTCACCAAGATAATGGACACGAGCTGCAACAGGACACAAGTGACACCGCTGACCAATCACGTCAATTCATAGTGCTTACTGCTGTTCCTGATGACACATTTGCTGGTGAATCTACAGTCATTCCTACGTGCCATCCATTTGGCCAGCAAGACAACACTTCACAGGAGGCTCATGATGTTGCAGGTTTATTAGAACAACCAGGCAATACTGAAGAAGAACAAGACTGTGCCTCAGGATGCGTCAGCACTTCTCCTGCACCTTTGCAAAAGGGCCTCTTTCAAGCAGAATGCAGCACTCCTCCATCCACAAAGGTAGATGTTGAGCCTCCGGGCAACACAGAAGTTAGCGCAGGCTCGTTAACTGAGCAAAGCAATGTCAATCGTGCAGAAGAGGACCACGGTGTTTCACCACGAAGTAAGATAATCAGTGGTGTGCTTGTCTTGAGAGAGTGTGACAAGGCTCGTAACATGTTCCTAGAAGGTGCTAGTTCCCCAAGTCTAGCTGGCACCACACAAAGTGACAGTGAAACTCCTTCCAGTGCCATGCAAAAGGGCCTCTGTCAAGCAGAATGCAGCATTCTTCCATCCTTAAAGATCGATGTTGAGCCTCTGGCCAACACAGAAGTTAGCGCAGGCTCCTTAACTGAGCAAAGCAGTGTTTCGCCACCAAATAAGATAACTAGTGATGCGCTTGTCTTGAGAGAATGTGACGAGGCCCATGATGTGCTTCTAGAAGGTGCTAGTCCCCCAAGTGCTGCTGGCACTACAGAAAGTGATGGTGAAACGCCTTCCGAAATTGGTCAAGGTGATCCACGACACAAAGATTCGGGCACAGCTTCATCACAGGACCCAGCAAGTAACTTTTTTGGTGCGGACAAACGGGGTGCACAAGGTGTGGACAGCAGCACATTTATAGCTAGTCAAGCCGGTCTTCAGCAGATAGACCGAACAAGGATCGCTTTATTACAAAAACCTCTCTGCAATGCCAAAGTGGTTAAAGAAGTCTGTGGCAGTACACCGCTTGAGGAATGTGAAGACACTGCCAGCAAAGTGGAAAAAACAACCATAGTAGCTGTGGTGAAGAAGCTTATTTGTGAAGTGGTCATGGGCACGAAAAATCCTGATGCTTGCAGTATCATAGCTGCCAAAGGCAGTTTCCAAGAATCGGAAGAACCAAAGTCAAGCCCAACCCTTCCTCAGCAACACGATGCAGCCAAATGCTTGTCAGTAAGGCCAACTGGTGAAATAGACAACAATGAAAAATGCTTTGGAACCTGCCATCCTGCATCTGATCAGGTCCTACAACAGCAAGCACAAGACTCTGGTGAAATTTTTCAAGAGGAGTGGATCTCTGACACAGTCACAGAGCTGCCACAAAAGTCGCATGGTGAAGTTGCTTACACAAAAAATGATGACAATGAAGGTGATTTTCTCCAAAGTTCCGAAAATAGTGATCAGGTTCAAGCCAAAAAACCACACACGGCCTCTCCTCCCCCCAAAATCCATTTGGGCTTAGCCGTGTCCCAACCACTTGACACCACAGTCAGCAGCAGTTCCAACAGTAATAACCAGCAGAAAGAGGCATTGAAAAATACTCTGGCTCAAGAACTTCAGGACAATGCTATCACTGCAGCAGCATCACTGAGACCAGATGCCGACGGCAGTAAGACAAATGCCGGAAACGGCTTTCCAGCCAGCAATAGCGAGTGTCACGCGGCAGATGAAACAACCCTCGGTGAAAAGTACCAAAGCAAGAGCACAGTTAACACTGGATCAAGTTGTGGCGACACCAAGCCAAGCCGTCGTAGTGATGCATCCTCAACCGAAGAAACTAGCTCAACGCGAACAACGGACTCTTGTTTAGAGTCCTCGGAAGCAGAAAATGTCCCTGAACATGGggccgcagtcgcaagtgaccaTGATGCTGCAGTGCCCAAACCAACtcaaccaaaaaagaaaaagaagcgcaaGAGCTCAGGCACAAACACTTCAATGCATTCTGCATGGCTTTTCTCACGCAAGAAAAGAGTAAAGCGACCACCGAAGAAAAAGCAGCCTCAAGAGGGGAGCAGCCAGCCCACTGAACCATCAGTGGTGGTGACCGAGCTAGTGAAAAGTCACAAAGCTGCAGACTCTGTGTGCCCCAAGTTAGGTGTTGGTAGCACAATGAAAAAGCCACCCATGGCCACTGTTGGTGAAGTGGCAACATCCGACAAAGTTATGCTCAAAGGCATAAACCGAAAGCCTTTATACGCTGCCGTTGCAGACCAAGCTGTCGAGGATTCGAAATTTCACACCGGGAAGCACCTCCAGCATTCAACCACTCCTTACGCAAAGGCGACCAGCTTCATGCATGAGGCTATGTTGGACCTCGACATGTTCACTGGCCTCAACATCTTGGATGTGTGCGGCTCTTGCATTGAGAATCTCAGGGACCTGAAGGCACAGATAACAAGCCGGAGCATCACCAAAAACGAGGCTGTGGCGCAGATTGCCCAGTCTGTGCACACCACAGTCGTAGAAGAATACTTCAAGCGTGAGCGTGCAATCAGGACGCTCAACCTTTTGGCCAGGATACCGTTCTCGCTCGACCCTCGTGAGGTGGGCAAGATACGGAATGTCACTCAATCCATTGTGGAGCAGTCACAAATGTGTGCCAAACTCAAACTGTGA